Proteins from a single region of Nerophis ophidion isolate RoL-2023_Sa linkage group LG10, RoL_Noph_v1.0, whole genome shotgun sequence:
- the LOC133560442 gene encoding uncharacterized protein LOC133560442, translating to MSGMTSGVCVESDLSSVLQRSSASSHHHPNHHGYGAQGQVSTLAPVLDYSSEMDCYRSSIASFYKTNVNMDVTSFPPSAKLAARLAAAAPIFPPAATRLGAMAAAPWGCHDNMNHPAAVFWGRPKPAATHHHHHHPTPTTPSGHMTPSHPHSSVMHQGSGAPGAVGGGRPDEGGRTEKHSLPVAQTPHHHPMAPSNGNFPPGYGGGADCGINKQGHAHPDVMGLSEGGSCNGGGVLGSSFLGGLGLPPGVIVMAMGSAGGGISDASSAFQMTGSQRGPADCQQHANTSPCPASTSPSGVTAGGVVLSSSSGAAAKRKRKRCGVCGPCRRLINCGVCSSCRNRKTGHQICKFRKCEELKKKPGGGGGGALERPPSVPTGEAFRWFF from the exons atgtcggGGATGACGAGCGGCGTGTGCGTGGAGAGCGATCTGTCCTCGGTCCTCCAGCGAAGCTCCGCCTCCTCGCACCATCATCCAAATCACCATGGCTACGGTGCACAGGGCCAG GTGTCCACACTGGCGCCGGTATTGGACTACAGCAGCGAAATGGACTGCTACCGCTCGTCTATCGCCAGCTTCTACAAGACCAACGTTAACATGGATGTCACCAGCTTCCCGCCGTCCGCCAAGCTGGCGGCCCGATTGGCAGCGGCTGCCCCCATCTTCCCACCTGCAGCCACGAGACTGGGCGCCATGGCGGCAGCGCCCTGGGGTTGCCACGACAACATGAACCATCCGGCGGCAGTCTTCTGGGGCCGGCCTAAGCCCGCCGCCAcgcatcaccaccaccaccacccaacTCCAACCACACCTTCAGGTCACATGACCCCTTCACACCCCCACAGCAGTGTCATGCACCAGGGCAGCGGGGCACCAGGTGCGGTGGGAGGTGGACGTCCCGACGAGGGTGGACGGACAGAAAAACATTCACTTCCTGTTGCTCAAACACCCCACCACCACCCTATGGCGCCGAGCAATGGGAACTTCCCGCCCGGCTATGGAGGAGGGGCTGACTGTGGCATCAACAAGCAAGGACATGCCCACCCAGATGTGATGGGCCTGTCAGAGGGAGGGAGCTGCAACGGGGGAGGGGTTCTCGGGAGCAGCTTCTTAGGGGGCCTGGGCTTACCCCCGGGTGTCATTGTCATGGCGATGGGGTCGGCCGGGGGTGGGATTTCAGACGCCAGCAGCGCTTTCCAGATGACGGGCAGCCAGCGAGGGCCGGCGGACTGCCAGCAGCACGCCAACACTTCCCCCTGTCCCGCCTCTACCTCGCCCTCAGGTGTGACTGCGGGGGGTGTGGTCTTGTCATCGTCGTCAGGGGCGGCAGCCAAGAGAAAGAGGAAACGATGTGGCGTCTGCGGGCCGTGCAGGCGCCTTATCAACTGCGGTGTGTGTTCCTCATGTCGCAACAGGAAGACAGGTCACCAGATCTGCAAGTTCCGGAAGTGCGAAGAACTCAAGAAGAAGCCGGGGGGAGGCGGGGGAGGGGCACTGGAG AGACCGCCATCTGTCCCGACCGGTGAGGCCTTCCGTTGGTTTTTCTAG